A single genomic interval of Robbsia betulipollinis harbors:
- a CDS encoding DUF1328 domain-containing protein, whose protein sequence is MLRYAAIFFVIAIIAAVFGFGGIAAGAAEIAKILFYIFVVIFLVTLVMGLFNR, encoded by the coding sequence ATGCTCCGTTATGCAGCCATATTCTTCGTGATCGCGATCATCGCAGCCGTTTTCGGCTTTGGTGGCATCGCCGCCGGCGCCGCCGAGATCGCAAAAATCCTGTTCTACATCTTCGTCGTGATCTTCCTGGTCACGCTGGTGATGGGTCTGTTCAACAGGTAG
- a CDS encoding response regulator transcription factor, translating to MSSQPLHAETVFVVDDDEAVRDSLRWLLEANNYNVQCFASAEAFLESYQAAQVGCLILDVRMQGMSGLELQEKLLALGSTLPIIFVTGHGDVGMAVSTMKKGASDFIEKPFNEAELLPLVQSMLERARDQSSEAAVHRASAERLAKLTAREQQVLERIIAGRLNKQIADDLGISIKTVEAHRANIMEKLNVNTVADLLRLALSTKA from the coding sequence ATGAGTAGCCAGCCACTCCACGCCGAAACGGTGTTTGTCGTCGATGACGACGAGGCGGTCCGCGATTCGTTACGCTGGCTGCTCGAAGCGAACAACTACAACGTCCAGTGCTTCGCCAGCGCCGAAGCGTTTCTGGAAAGCTATCAGGCCGCGCAGGTAGGCTGCCTGATCCTCGACGTGCGTATGCAGGGCATGAGCGGACTCGAGCTGCAGGAAAAACTCCTGGCCCTCGGCTCGACGTTGCCGATCATCTTCGTCACGGGCCATGGCGACGTCGGCATGGCCGTATCGACGATGAAGAAAGGCGCAAGCGATTTCATCGAGAAACCGTTCAACGAAGCCGAGCTGCTGCCGCTGGTGCAGAGCATGCTCGAACGCGCCCGCGACCAGAGCAGCGAAGCGGCCGTGCATCGCGCTTCCGCGGAACGCCTGGCGAAGCTGACCGCGCGCGAGCAGCAGGTGCTGGAGCGGATCATCGCCGGGCGTCTGAACAAGCAGATCGCCGACGACCTGGGCATCAGCATCAAGACGGTGGAAGCGCATCGCGCGAACATCATGGAGAAGCTGAACGTCAACACCGTCGCCGACCTGCTGCGTCTCGCGCTGTCCACGAAGGCCTGA
- the aceE gene encoding pyruvate dehydrogenase (acetyl-transferring), homodimeric type — protein MSAVPEEVLKYVAADQDDDRQETTEWLEALEGVINAAGPGRAHYLIEKQIEFARVHGEHLPFSANTPYINTIPVSQQAKIPGDQDLEHRIRSYTRWNALAMVLRAGKDTNVGGHIASFSSAATLYDVGFNHFWHAPSPEHGGDLIFFQGHSSPGMYSRAFLLGRLTEQQLDSFRQEVGGQGISSYPHPWLMPDFWQFPTVSMGLGPIMAIYQARFMKYIQARDIVKTDGRKVWAFLGDGETDEPESLGAIGMAGRERLDNLVFVINCNLQRLDGPVRGNGKIIQELESEFRGAGWNVIKVVWGSRWDALFARDKSGALMRRMMEVVDGEYQTYKSESGAFVREHFFNSPELKALVADWSDDDIWNLNRGGHDPHKLYAAFDAATKTVGQPTVILAKTIKGYGMGESGQAMNITHQQKKLPVEALKRFRDQFRLPISDDEIADVPYLKFEEGSKELAYMRERRTALGGYLPARRQKAEPLPTPELGAFDPVLKGTGPGREISTTMAFVRILNILLKDKALGKRIVPIVPDESRTFGMEGLFRQIGIWNQDGQKYVPEDSDQLMFYKETKNGQILQEGINEAGGMSDWIAAATAYSTHGEQMVPFYIFYSMFGFQRIGDLAWAAADMRARGFLLGATAGRTTLNGEGLQHEDGHSHLFSAFIPNCVSYDPTFGYEVAVIIQDGLRRMVQNQEDVYYYLTLMNENYEHPEMPGDVAADIIKGMYAFRRGADVADAAKGKPAARVQLLGSGTIFNEVIGAAALLKDDWGVEADLWSAPSFTELARDGQDAERFNLLNPEAERRVSHVEKLLAGTQGPVVAATDYIRAFAEQIRAFVPRRYTVLGTDGFGRSDTREKLRHFFEVDRYWVTIAALKALADEGTIARSVVGEALKKYGLDPAKPNPMTV, from the coding sequence ATGTCCGCAGTGCCCGAAGAAGTCTTGAAATATGTCGCCGCCGATCAGGACGACGATCGCCAGGAAACGACGGAATGGCTTGAAGCGCTGGAAGGCGTGATCAACGCGGCCGGTCCCGGCCGCGCGCACTACCTGATCGAAAAGCAGATCGAATTCGCCCGCGTGCACGGCGAGCATCTGCCGTTCTCGGCGAACACCCCGTACATCAATACGATTCCGGTCAGCCAGCAGGCGAAGATCCCCGGCGACCAGGATCTGGAACACCGCATCCGCTCCTATACCCGCTGGAACGCGCTCGCGATGGTGCTGCGCGCCGGCAAGGACACGAACGTCGGTGGTCACATCGCGTCGTTTTCCTCGGCTGCGACGCTGTACGACGTCGGCTTCAACCACTTCTGGCACGCGCCGTCTCCGGAGCATGGCGGGGACCTGATTTTCTTCCAGGGCCATTCGTCGCCGGGCATGTACTCGCGCGCGTTCCTGCTGGGCCGTCTGACCGAACAGCAGCTCGACAGCTTCCGCCAGGAAGTGGGCGGGCAGGGCATTTCCTCGTACCCGCACCCGTGGCTGATGCCGGATTTCTGGCAGTTCCCGACGGTGTCGATGGGCCTGGGCCCGATCATGGCGATCTACCAGGCGCGCTTCATGAAGTACATCCAGGCGCGCGACATCGTCAAGACCGACGGGCGCAAGGTCTGGGCCTTCCTGGGCGACGGCGAGACCGACGAGCCGGAGTCGCTGGGGGCGATCGGCATGGCCGGACGCGAGCGGCTGGACAATCTGGTATTCGTCATCAACTGCAACCTGCAGCGTCTGGACGGCCCGGTACGTGGCAACGGCAAGATCATCCAGGAACTCGAAAGCGAGTTCCGCGGTGCCGGCTGGAACGTCATCAAGGTGGTCTGGGGCAGCCGTTGGGACGCGCTGTTCGCGCGCGACAAGTCGGGCGCGCTGATGCGCCGGATGATGGAAGTGGTCGACGGCGAATACCAGACGTACAAATCGGAAAGCGGTGCCTTCGTGCGCGAGCATTTCTTCAACAGCCCGGAACTCAAGGCGCTGGTGGCGGACTGGTCCGACGACGACATCTGGAACCTCAATCGCGGCGGCCACGACCCGCACAAGCTCTACGCGGCGTTCGACGCGGCGACCAAGACCGTCGGCCAGCCGACGGTGATCCTCGCCAAGACGATCAAGGGCTACGGGATGGGCGAGTCCGGCCAGGCGATGAACATCACCCATCAGCAGAAGAAGCTGCCGGTGGAAGCGCTCAAGCGCTTCCGCGACCAGTTCCGCCTGCCGATCAGCGACGACGAAATCGCCGACGTGCCGTACCTCAAGTTCGAGGAAGGCTCGAAGGAACTCGCCTACATGCGCGAACGGCGCACGGCGCTCGGCGGCTATTTGCCGGCGCGCCGGCAGAAGGCCGAGCCGCTGCCGACGCCGGAGTTGGGCGCATTCGATCCGGTGCTCAAGGGCACGGGCCCGGGCCGCGAGATCTCTACGACGATGGCCTTCGTGCGGATCCTCAACATCCTGCTCAAGGACAAGGCGCTGGGCAAGCGGATCGTCCCGATCGTCCCCGACGAGTCGCGTACCTTCGGCATGGAAGGCCTGTTCCGTCAGATCGGCATCTGGAACCAGGACGGGCAGAAGTACGTTCCGGAAGACAGCGACCAGCTGATGTTCTACAAGGAAACGAAGAACGGCCAGATCCTGCAGGAAGGGATCAACGAAGCCGGCGGGATGAGCGACTGGATCGCCGCGGCGACCGCGTACTCGACGCACGGCGAACAGATGGTGCCGTTCTACATCTTCTATTCGATGTTCGGCTTCCAGCGCATCGGCGATCTCGCCTGGGCGGCGGCCGACATGCGCGCCCGTGGCTTCCTGCTGGGCGCCACCGCGGGCCGGACGACGCTCAACGGCGAAGGACTGCAGCACGAGGACGGTCATTCGCACCTGTTCTCCGCTTTCATTCCGAACTGCGTCAGCTACGATCCGACCTTCGGCTATGAAGTCGCCGTCATCATCCAGGATGGTCTGCGCCGCATGGTGCAGAACCAGGAGGACGTCTACTACTACCTGACGTTGATGAACGAAAACTACGAGCACCCGGAAATGCCGGGCGACGTGGCGGCGGACATCATCAAGGGCATGTACGCGTTCCGGCGCGGCGCCGACGTTGCCGATGCGGCCAAGGGCAAGCCGGCAGCGCGGGTGCAGTTGCTGGGTTCGGGCACGATCTTCAACGAGGTGATCGGCGCGGCGGCCCTGCTGAAGGACGACTGGGGCGTGGAAGCGGATCTGTGGAGCGCGCCGAGCTTCACCGAACTGGCGCGCGACGGCCAGGACGCGGAGCGCTTCAATCTGCTGAACCCGGAGGCCGAGCGCCGCGTCTCGCACGTCGAGAAGCTGCTGGCCGGCACGCAGGGCCCGGTGGTGGCGGCGACGGACTATATCCGCGCCTTCGCCGAACAGATCCGCGCGTTCGTGCCGCGCCGCTACACGGTGCTCGGCACCGACGGTTTCGGCCGTTCGGACACGCGCGAGAAACTGCGGCACTTCTTCGAGGTCGACCGCTACTGGGTCACGATCGCCGCCCTGAAGGCGCTCGCCGACGAAGGCACGATCGCGCGCAGCGTGGTGGGCGAAGCGCTGAAGAAGTACGGTCTGGACCCGGCCAAGCCGAACCCGATGACCGTCTAG
- a CDS encoding FAD-dependent oxidoreductase, giving the protein MPIHSKAPEGPNFAAGIGIEAIDDGMILRGHVDGEPALAIRRGNLWRIVGANCSHYGLPLEEGLVVGEELRCPFHHARFCLKTGAALGAPALDPIASWDVTLDGPIARAGARRLPPASDNIAPSDGGVRRVVIVGSGAAGHAAAEMLRAEGYGGTITMLGADRDLPYDRPKCSKALLSGEAEEKDVFWRDTDDFRRQRIDLHTGTVVTAIDRAANDVVTATGERFAYDALLLATGAQPRRLDVPGADLPHVHYLRSLDDARGLIAAASAASPHPPRVVVIGASFIGLEVTAALRTRGLPVSVVSPGALPLEKRLGQALSDALRDTHEQHGVVFHIGAEVASVDRDAVHLANGTSLRADLVVVGIGVVPQLDLARDAGLAVGGGIAVDAGLRTSAPGIYAAGDAAEWPDPLDGTPTRVEHWVVAQRQGQAVARAIVGRGAPFRQAPFFWTIQYDFGIGYTGHAPAWDRIACAGDLAERDASFTYFSGGVPRAMAIVSRNLDGLLMEAELERRMAAIPPEPVIDTP; this is encoded by the coding sequence ATGCCCATACACAGCAAAGCGCCGGAAGGCCCCAATTTCGCGGCGGGCATCGGCATCGAGGCGATCGACGACGGCATGATCCTGCGCGGCCATGTGGACGGCGAACCGGCGCTGGCGATCCGGCGTGGCAACCTCTGGCGCATCGTCGGCGCGAATTGCAGCCACTATGGGTTGCCCCTCGAGGAAGGGCTGGTGGTCGGGGAGGAACTGCGCTGTCCCTTCCACCATGCGCGGTTCTGCCTGAAGACCGGCGCGGCGCTCGGTGCGCCGGCACTCGATCCGATCGCGAGTTGGGACGTCACGCTCGACGGTCCGATCGCACGCGCCGGCGCCCGGCGCTTGCCGCCGGCGTCGGACAACATCGCCCCGTCGGACGGCGGCGTGCGGCGCGTGGTCATCGTCGGTAGCGGCGCCGCGGGTCATGCCGCCGCCGAAATGCTGCGTGCCGAAGGCTATGGCGGCACGATCACGATGCTCGGCGCGGACCGCGATCTGCCCTACGACCGGCCGAAATGCTCGAAAGCGCTGCTGTCCGGCGAAGCGGAAGAAAAGGACGTGTTCTGGCGCGATACGGACGACTTTCGCCGGCAGCGGATCGACCTGCATACGGGGACCGTCGTGACGGCCATCGACCGGGCGGCGAACGACGTCGTCACCGCTACCGGCGAGCGCTTCGCCTACGACGCGCTGCTGCTGGCCACGGGCGCCCAACCGCGCCGCCTCGACGTACCCGGCGCCGATCTGCCGCACGTGCATTATCTGCGCAGCCTCGACGATGCACGCGGCCTGATCGCCGCGGCCAGCGCAGCGTCGCCGCACCCGCCGCGCGTCGTGGTGATCGGCGCGAGCTTCATCGGCCTGGAGGTGACGGCCGCACTGCGCACCCGCGGCCTGCCGGTGTCGGTCGTGTCGCCGGGGGCGCTGCCGCTGGAGAAACGATTGGGCCAGGCGCTCAGCGATGCGCTGCGCGACACCCACGAACAACACGGCGTGGTATTTCATATCGGTGCCGAAGTCGCCTCGGTCGACCGCGACGCGGTGCATCTCGCGAACGGCACGTCATTGCGCGCGGACCTGGTCGTGGTGGGAATCGGCGTGGTGCCGCAGCTGGATCTGGCGCGCGACGCCGGCCTCGCCGTCGGCGGGGGTATCGCCGTCGATGCCGGCTTGCGCACCAGCGCACCCGGGATCTATGCCGCGGGGGATGCCGCCGAATGGCCGGATCCGCTCGACGGCACGCCCACGCGCGTCGAACACTGGGTAGTGGCGCAGCGCCAGGGTCAGGCCGTGGCCCGCGCCATCGTGGGGCGCGGCGCGCCCTTTCGCCAGGCGCCCTTCTTCTGGACCATCCAGTACGACTTCGGCATCGGCTACACCGGCCATGCGCCGGCGTGGGACCGCATCGCCTGTGCGGGGGACCTCGCCGAACGCGATGCGAGCTTTACCTATTTCAGCGGCGGCGTGCCGCGCGCGATGGCGATCGTCAGCCGGAATCTGGACGGGTTGCTGATGGAAGCCGAACTCGAACGGCGGATGGCGGCCATCCCGCCGGAGCCCGTCATCGACACGCCCTGA
- a CDS encoding M3 family metallopeptidase: MTTPDNSHPDPVQDPQANPLLDGAGLPRFADIRAEHVSPALDVLLAAAREAVATASAPQTPARWDTVIDALQMAMEPLGRAWSVVGHLSSVADTPALRAAHAENLPRVTEFYAGVGQNLALYEKYKAIDAAVGARLTPTRRKVLDDSLRDFRLSGAELPEAQKPRFAELQERQASLSKDFSDHVLDATNAFALYVTDAAELVGLPEDAVAAARQAAQTAEREGWKFTLHFPSYFPVIQYAEHRPLREAIYRAYVSRASELSPEFGQGKAEWDNTDIMREQLALRAEEARMLGLGSYADLSLAAKMAESPSQVIDFLDDIAQRARPFAQADWEALSGFARDHLGFATLQPWDIAFAAEKLRQQRYAFSENEVKQYFPEAKVLGGLFGLIEKLFGVSIRPDDAPVWHPDVRFFRVESAGRLLAQFYLDPYAREGKRGGAWMDDARSRRRRADGSVQTPVAYLVCNFSPPVGDKPALFTHDEVVTLFHEFGHGLHHMLTQVDEMAVSGINGVEWDAVELPSQFMENFCWEWDVIQTLSGHVDTGAPLPRVLFDKMIAAKNFQSGLGTLRQVVFSMLDMRIHTDYDAHAEQTVNALAREINARYHVIEQSPVSRWPNSFSHIFSGGYAAGYYSYKWAEVLSADAYSAFEEAARAHGSVVDAATGQRYRTEILEVGGSRAAMASFKAFRGREPSIDALLRHNGMSAPGGAADAAAGAAT, from the coding sequence ATGACGACACCCGATAATTCTCATCCGGACCCCGTACAGGATCCACAGGCCAACCCCCTGCTCGACGGCGCGGGCCTGCCGCGCTTCGCCGACATCCGCGCCGAGCACGTGAGCCCGGCGCTGGACGTGCTGCTCGCCGCCGCGCGGGAAGCCGTCGCCACCGCGAGCGCGCCGCAAACGCCTGCGCGCTGGGACACGGTGATCGACGCATTGCAGATGGCGATGGAGCCGCTCGGGCGGGCCTGGAGCGTGGTCGGCCATCTCAGTTCGGTCGCCGATACGCCGGCGCTGCGGGCCGCCCATGCGGAAAACCTGCCGCGGGTCACGGAGTTCTATGCCGGGGTCGGACAGAACCTGGCACTGTACGAAAAGTACAAGGCCATCGACGCGGCGGTGGGCGCGCGCCTGACGCCGACGCGGCGCAAGGTGCTGGACGACTCGCTGCGGGACTTCCGCCTGTCGGGCGCCGAATTGCCCGAAGCGCAAAAACCGCGCTTCGCCGAACTCCAGGAGCGGCAGGCGAGCCTGTCGAAAGACTTTTCCGACCATGTGCTCGATGCCACCAACGCCTTCGCGTTGTATGTAACGGACGCTGCGGAACTCGTCGGCCTTCCCGAGGACGCCGTCGCCGCGGCGCGTCAGGCCGCGCAAACCGCGGAACGCGAAGGCTGGAAATTCACCCTGCACTTCCCCTCGTACTTCCCGGTGATTCAGTACGCCGAACACCGGCCGCTGCGCGAAGCGATCTACCGCGCCTACGTCTCGCGCGCCTCCGAACTGTCGCCGGAATTCGGCCAGGGCAAGGCCGAGTGGGACAACACCGACATCATGCGCGAGCAGCTCGCGCTGCGCGCGGAAGAAGCGCGCATGCTGGGCCTGGGCAGCTACGCGGATCTGTCGCTGGCCGCGAAGATGGCGGAGTCGCCGTCGCAGGTCATCGACTTCCTCGACGACATCGCGCAGCGCGCGCGCCCGTTCGCGCAGGCCGACTGGGAGGCGCTGAGCGGCTTCGCCCGCGATCACCTGGGTTTCGCGACCCTGCAGCCGTGGGATATCGCGTTCGCCGCGGAAAAGCTGCGCCAGCAGCGCTACGCGTTTTCGGAAAACGAGGTCAAGCAATACTTTCCCGAGGCGAAGGTGCTCGGCGGTCTGTTCGGTCTGATCGAGAAATTGTTCGGCGTCAGCATTCGCCCGGACGACGCGCCGGTGTGGCATCCGGACGTGCGTTTCTTCCGCGTCGAATCGGCGGGACGCCTGCTCGCGCAGTTCTATCTCGACCCGTATGCGCGCGAAGGCAAGCGCGGCGGCGCATGGATGGACGACGCACGCTCGCGTCGCCGCCGTGCCGACGGCAGCGTGCAGACGCCGGTCGCCTACCTGGTCTGCAATTTCTCGCCGCCGGTCGGCGACAAGCCCGCCCTGTTCACGCATGACGAGGTCGTGACGCTGTTCCACGAGTTCGGCCACGGTCTGCACCACATGCTGACCCAGGTCGACGAGATGGCGGTGTCGGGCATCAACGGCGTTGAATGGGATGCGGTCGAACTGCCTTCGCAGTTCATGGAAAATTTCTGCTGGGAATGGGATGTCATCCAGACGCTCAGCGGGCATGTCGACACCGGCGCGCCCTTGCCGCGCGTGCTGTTCGACAAGATGATCGCGGCGAAGAACTTCCAGAGCGGCCTGGGCACCCTGCGTCAGGTGGTGTTCTCGATGCTCGACATGCGCATCCATACCGACTATGACGCGCATGCGGAGCAAACCGTCAACGCGCTCGCGCGCGAGATCAACGCCCGGTATCACGTGATCGAGCAGTCCCCGGTGTCGCGCTGGCCGAACAGCTTCAGCCACATTTTTTCCGGCGGCTATGCGGCGGGCTACTACAGCTACAAATGGGCCGAGGTGTTGTCGGCCGATGCCTACTCGGCATTCGAGGAAGCGGCACGCGCGCACGGCAGCGTCGTGGATGCGGCGACGGGTCAGCGCTATCGGACGGAAATCCTCGAAGTGGGCGGCAGCCGCGCCGCGATGGCATCGTTCAAGGCGTTCCGGGGCCGTGAACCGAGTATCGATGCCTTGCTGCGGCACAATGGCATGAGCGCGCCAGGGGGTGCCGCGGACGCCGCGGCAGGTGCCGCGACGTGA
- the folD gene encoding bifunctional methylenetetrahydrofolate dehydrogenase/methenyltetrahydrofolate cyclohydrolase FolD, protein MTATLIDGNALSKTLRAAVAVRAAKLTAAGHQPGLAVVLVGANPASEVYVRNKVKACNDHGIHSSFDRYPADLAETALLARIDELNRDPRIDGILVQLPLPPHIDSHKVIEAIAPGKDVDGFHVANAGALMTGMPLFQPCTPYGVMKMLDAYEIPLAGAEAVVIGRSNIVGKPMALMLLEAGATVTICHSKTRDLAAHTRRADIVVAATGRRNVLTADMVKPGATVIDVGMNRDDAGKLCGDVDFAGVSTVAGHVTPVPGGVGPMTITMLLVNTVEAAERGHGSF, encoded by the coding sequence ATGACCGCCACCCTGATCGACGGCAACGCCTTGTCGAAAACCCTTCGCGCCGCTGTCGCCGTGCGCGCCGCCAAGCTGACCGCCGCCGGGCACCAACCGGGACTGGCCGTGGTGCTGGTGGGCGCCAACCCCGCCAGCGAGGTGTACGTGCGCAACAAGGTCAAGGCCTGCAACGATCACGGCATCCATTCGTCGTTCGACCGCTATCCGGCCGATCTCGCGGAAACCGCGCTGCTGGCGCGCATCGACGAGCTCAACCGCGACCCCCGGATCGACGGCATTCTGGTACAGCTGCCCCTGCCGCCGCATATCGACAGCCACAAGGTGATCGAGGCCATCGCCCCCGGCAAGGACGTCGACGGCTTTCACGTGGCCAATGCCGGCGCGCTGATGACGGGCATGCCGCTGTTTCAGCCCTGCACGCCCTATGGCGTGATGAAAATGCTCGATGCGTACGAGATCCCGCTCGCGGGCGCGGAGGCCGTCGTCATCGGCCGTTCGAACATCGTCGGCAAGCCCATGGCGCTGATGCTCCTTGAAGCCGGCGCAACCGTCACCATCTGTCATAGCAAGACGCGGGACCTGGCCGCGCACACGCGACGTGCCGACATCGTCGTGGCGGCCACCGGCCGGCGCAACGTGCTGACGGCCGACATGGTCAAGCCGGGTGCGACGGTCATCGACGTCGGCATGAATCGCGACGACGCCGGCAAGCTGTGCGGCGACGTGGACTTCGCCGGGGTATCGACGGTGGCCGGGCATGTGACGCCGGTACCCGGCGGCGTCGGGCCGATGACGATCACGATGCTGCTGGTCAATACCGTCGAAGCCGCGGAACGCGGACACGGGAGTTTCTGA
- a CDS encoding PAS domain S-box protein has translation MLTNWLFARFSQRAKPSEFPRVARAQRGTPHSWWSNAYLYTPLLSIIVFLIVMSLILWSLTRREQLQQEDTLYRNVAWAQQQIRLSLTEVQEQLGALSRDIATGHSDPASLLAPTTEILDSHPEILALVWLGQDGAPKWRAPIPVNALHLKRPDADAFDAAPHAGLDEARDSRRPVYAPIFYDALGNGYITLQMPIFSNRTYLGAIATVFSIEGMLRRELPAELSSKYEISILDARGHELSRSSSRPRLSRDVHRDLPLDPPGNGLSVRVYAYPHNTANLFNNRLLWLIAGLSCFVLWSLWSVWKHTRQRFVAQLQLFDEASFRRAMENSVLVGMRVLDLQGRITYVNPAFCRMTGWEESDLLDTLPPYVYWPAESFSEMRRQIDMTLRGKAPSSGFEMRIRRKDGSTFHARMYVSPLIDGNGRQSGWMSSMTDITEPRRVREELSAAHERFTTVLESLDAAVSVLATDETQLLYANRYYRHVFGLRPDGHLELAGALPDEADEADDAIDMIDTYAGMPSATLTETASDAQEIYVKSVGKWFDVRRQYIQWVDGHLAQMQIASDITSRKEAQDLARQQDEKLQFASRLTTMGEMASSLAHELNQPLAAISNYCSGAAALVRNGRASSETLLSALDKTSQQALRAGMIIKRIREFVKRSEPKRKPARLADIVADAIGLAEIETRKRGIRIVTETRGRLPTIWVDTVLIEQVLVNLLKNAAEAMAEYQADKLAGKHADKTPADTSLPGKPAEYWHAAADQTIHLVVVSDPATVCVSVVDRGPGVDEATTERLFEPFYSTKADGMGMGLNICRSIIESHRGRLWVENNLAADGRRNGCTFHFTLPVTPERVPGLNQADPYPLLNPSTLRENHE, from the coding sequence ATGTTGACCAATTGGCTGTTCGCGCGCTTCTCCCAGAGGGCAAAGCCCTCCGAATTCCCTCGTGTCGCGCGAGCGCAGCGGGGCACGCCGCATTCCTGGTGGTCCAACGCCTATCTCTATACGCCGCTATTGTCGATCATTGTGTTCCTGATCGTCATGAGCCTGATCCTCTGGAGCCTTACGCGACGCGAACAGCTCCAACAAGAGGATACGCTGTATCGCAATGTCGCCTGGGCCCAGCAGCAGATCCGACTGTCCCTGACGGAAGTCCAGGAGCAGCTTGGCGCCCTGTCGCGCGACATCGCCACCGGGCATTCGGATCCGGCCTCGCTGCTGGCTCCCACGACGGAGATTCTCGACAGCCATCCGGAAATCCTGGCGCTCGTCTGGCTCGGCCAGGACGGCGCGCCGAAATGGCGCGCGCCCATCCCGGTCAATGCGCTGCACCTGAAGCGCCCCGACGCCGACGCGTTCGACGCCGCGCCGCATGCCGGTCTCGACGAGGCACGCGACAGCCGCCGCCCCGTCTACGCGCCCATCTTCTACGATGCGCTCGGCAACGGTTACATCACGCTGCAGATGCCGATCTTCTCGAACCGGACCTATCTCGGCGCCATTGCCACGGTGTTTTCGATCGAGGGCATGTTGCGGCGAGAATTGCCCGCCGAACTGTCGTCGAAATACGAAATCTCGATCCTCGACGCGCGCGGTCACGAATTGTCGCGATCGTCCTCGCGCCCGCGCCTGTCGCGCGACGTGCATCGCGACCTGCCGCTCGACCCGCCGGGCAATGGCCTCTCGGTCCGGGTCTATGCCTATCCGCACAACACCGCGAACCTTTTCAACAACCGTCTGCTGTGGCTGATCGCCGGACTGTCCTGCTTCGTGCTCTGGAGCCTGTGGAGCGTCTGGAAACATACCCGCCAGCGCTTCGTCGCCCAACTGCAATTGTTCGACGAGGCGTCGTTCCGGCGCGCGATGGAGAACTCGGTGCTGGTGGGCATGCGGGTGCTCGATCTGCAGGGACGCATCACCTACGTCAACCCGGCGTTCTGCCGCATGACCGGCTGGGAGGAAAGCGACCTGCTCGACACGCTGCCGCCCTATGTGTACTGGCCGGCGGAATCCTTTTCCGAGATGCGGCGCCAGATCGACATGACCCTGCGCGGCAAGGCGCCGTCGAGCGGTTTCGAGATGCGCATCCGGCGCAAGGACGGCTCGACGTTTCACGCGCGCATGTACGTCTCGCCGCTGATCGACGGCAACGGCCGGCAAAGCGGCTGGATGTCGTCGATGACCGACATCACCGAACCGCGCCGCGTGCGCGAGGAATTGTCGGCCGCGCACGAACGCTTCACCACGGTGCTCGAAAGCCTCGACGCGGCGGTCTCGGTGCTGGCCACGGACGAGACGCAGCTGCTGTACGCGAACCGGTACTACCGCCACGTCTTCGGCCTGCGGCCCGACGGTCATCTCGAACTCGCGGGCGCGCTTCCCGACGAGGCGGACGAGGCCGACGATGCGATCGACATGATCGACACCTACGCCGGCATGCCGTCGGCGACGCTGACCGAAACGGCCTCGGACGCGCAGGAGATCTACGTCAAGAGCGTGGGCAAGTGGTTCGACGTGCGGCGTCAGTACATCCAGTGGGTCGACGGCCATCTGGCGCAGATGCAGATCGCGAGCGACATCACATCGCGCAAGGAAGCGCAGGACCTGGCACGCCAGCAGGACGAGAAGCTCCAGTTCGCCAGCCGCCTGACGACGATGGGTGAGATGGCGTCGTCGCTGGCGCACGAGCTGAACCAGCCGCTCGCGGCGATCAGCAACTACTGTTCGGGCGCCGCCGCGCTGGTGCGCAACGGGCGCGCCTCGTCCGAGACGCTGCTCTCGGCGCTGGACAAGACGTCGCAGCAGGCGCTGCGCGCGGGCATGATCATCAAACGCATCCGCGAGTTCGTCAAACGCAGCGAACCGAAGCGCAAGCCCGCGCGCCTCGCCGATATCGTCGCCGATGCGATCGGCCTCGCGGAAATCGAAACCCGCAAGCGCGGCATCCGCATCGTTACCGAGACGCGCGGCCGCCTGCCGACGATCTGGGTCGACACCGTGCTGATCGAGCAGGTGCTGGTGAATCTACTGAAGAACGCGGCCGAGGCGATGGCGGAGTATCAAGCCGACAAGCTCGCCGGCAAGCATGCCGACAAAACGCCCGCGGACACGTCGCTGCCCGGCAAGCCCGCCGAATACTGGCATGCGGCGGCCGACCAGACCATTCATCTGGTGGTCGTGAGCGACCCCGCGACGGTATGCGTGTCGGTGGTCGATCGCGGCCCGGGCGTCGACGAGGCCACCACCGAGCGGCTTTTCGAGCCTTTCTACAGCACCAAGGCGGACGGCATGGGCATGGGCCTGAACATCTGCCGTTCGATCATCGAATCGCATCGCGGCCGTTTGTGGGTCGAGAACAATCTCGCCGCCGACGGCCGGCGCAATGGCTGTACGTTCCACTTTACCCTGCCCGTCACGCCGGAACGGGTGCCGGGCCTGAATCAGGCCGACCCTTACCCTTTATTGAACCCCTCAACGCTACGGGAGAATCATGAGTAG